One window from the genome of Dongia rigui encodes:
- a CDS encoding sigma-70 family RNA polymerase sigma factor has product MKLDAGSAIPDGKLLDGIAKGDRVAFTEFYQRHNRSLFAFLVKMVRDRELAEEVLSETMLDVWRQAGRFEGKSSVTTWLFSIGHHKAVSRLRRMREVALDEEVAANIEDSGPTPDMQASDKDMSRLLARLIECLSLDHREILQLAYYQEFSVQEIAEVLDLPENTVKTRMFYARQRLKALLEQAGVKGAVA; this is encoded by the coding sequence ATGAAACTGGACGCGGGCAGTGCCATTCCCGACGGAAAGCTTCTTGACGGCATCGCCAAGGGTGATCGGGTCGCTTTCACCGAATTCTATCAGCGGCACAATCGGTCCCTGTTCGCCTTTCTGGTCAAAATGGTGCGCGACCGCGAGCTGGCGGAAGAAGTCCTCAGCGAAACCATGCTCGACGTCTGGCGCCAGGCTGGACGATTCGAGGGCAAATCGTCGGTGACGACCTGGCTTTTCTCGATCGGCCATCACAAGGCCGTCAGTCGCCTGCGCCGCATGCGCGAAGTGGCGCTGGATGAAGAGGTGGCCGCCAATATCGAGGATAGCGGTCCCACGCCGGACATGCAGGCCTCGGACAAGGACATGTCGCGCCTGCTGGCGCGGCTCATCGAATGCCTGTCGCTGGATCATCGCGAGATCCTGCAATTGGCTTATTACCAGGAGTTTTCGGTCCAGGAGATCGCCGAAGTGCTGGACCTGCCGGAGAACACGGTCAAGACGCGCATGTTCTACGCAAGGCAGCGCCTCAAGGCGCTGCTGGAGCAAGCCGGAGTGAAAGGAGCGGTGGCATGA
- a CDS encoding PspC domain-containing protein codes for MNWDEHTGSGRAFWAFQGLRRIPDKGKVSGICAGIAQHWGVRLKLVRVAAVLGLIFAPMFTLIAYGLGTFFLKPADQARAEPTKAAQSQDDWATGGLPPDLSFPNLRAKFKDLEERAGAMENQVTSREFQLRRDFRQMGSA; via the coding sequence ATGAATTGGGATGAGCATACAGGGAGCGGGCGCGCCTTCTGGGCCTTTCAAGGCCTGCGCCGAATTCCCGACAAAGGAAAAGTGAGCGGTATCTGTGCCGGTATCGCTCAGCATTGGGGCGTGCGCCTGAAATTGGTACGCGTGGCGGCAGTGCTTGGCCTGATCTTCGCGCCGATGTTCACACTGATCGCTTATGGCCTCGGCACTTTCTTTCTGAAACCGGCCGACCAGGCGCGGGCTGAGCCAACGAAGGCGGCTCAGTCGCAAGATGATTGGGCGACGGGTGGTCTGCCGCCAGACCTTTCCTTTCCCAATCTGCGCGCAAAGTTCAAGGATCTGGAAGAGCGGGCAGGGGCGATGGAGAACCAGGTGACCTCCCGTGAATTCCAACTGCGCCGCGATTTTCGCCAGATGGGCAGTGCCTAA
- a CDS encoding sulfite exporter TauE/SafE family protein codes for MIDALLGYAIDNWQSLAISSAAIFLAAVVRGFSGFGFSLLSITAISLILPPREIVPSIFLLEVAASINLIPSIWREIDWRSLRWLLLGYVVALPFGVYALALLPEPPMQLAMSVFVLATTIMMLRGFRLQKPPAPVATTATGAASGIFNGAFGIGGPPVVLFFFSTPAAAAVGRASVITFFLSTDILGLGWQAHLGLITAQSFAQFLAWLPTLLIGVWVGAHGFRRIDQALFRRIVLWILVALAILTFAKAIHDLI; via the coding sequence ATGATCGACGCACTGCTTGGTTACGCCATCGACAATTGGCAGTCACTTGCCATCAGCAGCGCCGCCATTTTCCTGGCGGCGGTGGTTCGCGGCTTTTCCGGTTTCGGTTTCTCGTTGCTGAGCATCACGGCCATATCGCTCATCCTGCCGCCGCGTGAAATCGTGCCATCGATCTTCCTGCTGGAAGTAGCCGCGTCCATCAACCTCATCCCCAGCATCTGGCGCGAAATCGACTGGCGCTCCCTGCGCTGGCTGCTGCTCGGCTATGTCGTTGCTCTGCCCTTTGGCGTCTATGCCTTGGCGCTGCTGCCGGAACCGCCGATGCAGCTGGCCATGTCGGTCTTTGTGCTGGCGACGACGATCATGATGCTGCGCGGGTTCCGCCTGCAGAAGCCGCCCGCACCGGTCGCGACGACGGCAACGGGTGCCGCCTCCGGCATCTTCAATGGCGCTTTCGGCATCGGCGGTCCGCCCGTGGTGCTGTTCTTCTTCTCGACACCCGCTGCGGCCGCCGTCGGGCGGGCCTCGGTTATCACCTTCTTCCTGTCGACAGACATCCTGGGCCTTGGCTGGCAGGCGCATCTTGGCCTCATCACGGCGCAGAGTTTTGCACAGTTCCTCGCCTGGCTGCCGACGCTCCTGATCGGGGTATGGGTCGGGGCCCATGGATTCCGTCGCATCGACCAGGCCTTGTTCCGCCGGATTGTACTTTGGATCCTGGTCGCGCTCGCGATTTTGACCTTTGCCAAGGCGATCCACGATCTGATCTAG
- a CDS encoding thiamine pyrophosphate-binding protein has product MSKNVKPRNGGRILIDALIGHGVDMAFCVPGESYLAALDALHDSQDKIKLVVCRQEGGAAYMAEAYGKLTGRPGICFVTRGPGATNASVGVHTAFQDSTPMILFIGQVARDQVEREAFQEIDFRRMYGPMVKWVAEIEDAARIPELVSQAFHRAVNGRPGPVVLALPEDMLTDIAEVGDAMHYKVSRAHPGEEQVADFRALLTKAQRPLVILGGGGWDAEAVADIRAFAEANNLPVGCSFRCQDLFDNTLPNYVGDVGIGINPKLAQRIKESDLLIAIGPRLGEMTTSGYTLIDIPVPAQKLVHVHASVEELGRVYQATLPINSGMGAFARALRKMAPVDHKAWASWTSGAHADYIENIKHSPVPGDLQMGDIMAWLRHRLPEDAILTNGAGNYATWSHRFYQYRKFRTQLGPTNGSMGYGVPAAVAAKLAAPDRVVVSFNGDGCFMMNGQELATAVQYGANVVFLVINNGMYGTIRMHQEKTYPGRVSGTELHNPDFVALGKAYGAHAELVEKTAEFAPAFERALAAGKPALLELRLDPEAITPKASLSDLRNAALKAQKA; this is encoded by the coding sequence ATGAGCAAGAATGTGAAGCCGCGCAACGGTGGCCGGATCCTGATCGATGCGCTGATCGGGCATGGCGTCGACATGGCCTTCTGCGTGCCGGGCGAAAGCTATCTGGCAGCGCTCGATGCGCTCCACGATTCGCAGGACAAGATCAAGCTGGTCGTCTGCCGCCAGGAAGGCGGTGCCGCCTATATGGCCGAAGCCTATGGCAAGCTGACCGGCAGGCCCGGCATCTGTTTCGTCACGCGCGGTCCCGGCGCCACCAACGCCTCGGTCGGCGTCCACACCGCCTTCCAGGATTCGACGCCGATGATCCTCTTCATCGGCCAGGTCGCCCGCGACCAGGTCGAGCGTGAGGCATTCCAGGAAATCGACTTCCGCCGCATGTATGGCCCAATGGTGAAATGGGTGGCCGAGATCGAGGATGCGGCGCGCATTCCCGAATTGGTGAGCCAGGCCTTCCACCGGGCCGTCAACGGCCGCCCCGGCCCGGTCGTGCTGGCGCTCCCCGAGGACATGCTGACCGACATTGCCGAGGTGGGCGATGCCATGCATTACAAGGTCAGCCGCGCGCATCCGGGTGAGGAACAGGTGGCAGACTTCCGAGCCCTGCTCACCAAGGCACAGCGCCCGCTCGTCATCCTGGGTGGTGGTGGCTGGGATGCCGAGGCCGTGGCCGACATCCGCGCCTTTGCCGAAGCCAACAACCTACCCGTCGGCTGCTCCTTCCGCTGCCAGGATCTGTTCGACAACACGCTGCCGAATTATGTCGGCGACGTGGGCATCGGCATCAACCCGAAGCTCGCGCAGCGCATCAAGGAGAGCGATCTCCTCATCGCCATCGGACCGCGCCTCGGCGAAATGACCACATCCGGCTACACCCTCATCGACATTCCGGTCCCGGCACAGAAGCTCGTTCATGTGCATGCCAGTGTCGAGGAATTGGGTCGCGTCTATCAGGCCACTCTGCCGATCAACAGCGGCATGGGTGCTTTCGCGCGGGCGCTGCGCAAGATGGCGCCGGTCGATCACAAAGCCTGGGCTTCCTGGACGTCGGGCGCCCACGCCGATTATATCGAGAACATCAAGCACAGCCCGGTCCCTGGCGATTTGCAGATGGGCGACATCATGGCCTGGCTGCGCCACCGCCTGCCCGAAGACGCAATCCTCACCAATGGTGCCGGTAATTACGCGACATGGAGCCACCGCTTCTATCAGTATCGCAAGTTCCGCACCCAGCTCGGCCCCACCAATGGCTCGATGGGATATGGCGTGCCGGCAGCAGTTGCCGCCAAGCTCGCTGCCCCTGACCGCGTTGTCGTCTCCTTCAATGGTGACGGCTGCTTCATGATGAATGGCCAGGAATTGGCAACGGCCGTGCAGTATGGCGCCAATGTCGTGTTCCTGGTTATCAACAACGGCATGTACGGCACGATCCGCATGCACCAGGAAAAGACCTATCCAGGCCGCGTCAGCGGAACCGAACTGCACAATCCCGATTTCGTGGCACTGGGCAAGGCCTATGGCGCGCATGCCGAGCTTGTCGAGAAGACAGCGGAATTCGCGCCGGCTTTTGAGCGCGCCCTTGCCGCTGGCAAACCGGCACTGCTTGAGTTGCGCCTTGATCCGGAAGCAATCACGCCCAAGGCCTCGCTCAGCGATCTCCGCAATGCTGCGCTGAAGGCTCAAAAGGCGTGA
- a CDS encoding amidase, with translation MTDLDLCFTPATELAARIRAGSLSPVTIIENALKRIAEVNPALNCFCFVYAEEARDQAKQMEAEAKAGHFRGPLHGVPYALKDLTPTKGKRTTLGSYAYEHWVPDHDAPIAEALAGAGGILIGKTTTPEFAYSSFTESPLWGITRNPWNTERTAGGSSGGSGAAVASGCVPFAEGSDMGGSVRIPASFCGIVGLKPSFGRIPFTILPSQFDQLSHFGPLARTIGDACLFLEITQGPDDRDIQSLTTPLDFTGPLPDDLKGRRLALLLKVGNHVWHPEVEAAVRRAADTLARAGAIIEEVSLPWGKDEDELWSAHWGVYLATFFGHVLKDYRAKMDPNVVRLIENGLAMNAVEFKKIEIVRTRMWGEIQPILARNEAMLTGTMCQPAAKVGRNDAEYWQLDADGGYRALDFTSVWNFVSPCPALSVPAGLTSDKLPIGLQIIGRRHDDLGVLGLGSALEKLQPWWHQRPPL, from the coding sequence GTGACCGATCTCGATCTTTGCTTCACGCCCGCCACCGAACTCGCCGCCCGCATCCGTGCCGGCAGCCTGTCGCCGGTCACCATCATAGAGAATGCGCTGAAGCGCATCGCCGAGGTCAACCCGGCGCTCAATTGCTTCTGCTTTGTCTACGCAGAAGAAGCGCGCGATCAAGCCAAGCAAATGGAGGCAGAGGCCAAGGCCGGCCATTTCCGTGGTCCCTTGCATGGTGTGCCCTACGCCTTGAAGGATCTGACACCGACCAAGGGCAAGCGCACAACGCTCGGCTCCTACGCCTATGAACATTGGGTGCCCGATCACGACGCGCCGATTGCCGAGGCGCTCGCCGGTGCCGGCGGCATTCTCATCGGTAAGACGACGACACCTGAATTTGCCTATTCGAGCTTCACCGAGAGCCCGCTCTGGGGCATCACGCGCAATCCATGGAACACCGAACGCACTGCCGGCGGTTCGTCCGGTGGTTCCGGCGCTGCTGTCGCAAGCGGTTGTGTGCCCTTTGCCGAGGGCTCGGATATGGGCGGGTCGGTGCGCATTCCGGCCAGCTTCTGCGGTATCGTCGGGCTGAAGCCGAGTTTCGGTCGCATCCCCTTCACGATCCTCCCCAGCCAATTCGACCAGCTGTCGCATTTTGGTCCGCTGGCCCGCACCATCGGCGACGCCTGCCTGTTCCTAGAGATCACGCAAGGGCCCGATGACCGCGACATTCAATCGCTAACCACGCCGCTCGACTTTACCGGGCCATTGCCCGACGACCTCAAGGGCAGGCGTCTCGCCTTGCTTCTGAAGGTGGGTAACCACGTCTGGCATCCGGAAGTCGAAGCTGCCGTCCGCCGGGCCGCCGACACCTTGGCCAGGGCCGGTGCCATCATCGAGGAAGTCTCGCTGCCCTGGGGCAAGGACGAGGACGAATTGTGGTCGGCGCATTGGGGCGTCTATCTCGCCACCTTTTTCGGCCATGTGCTGAAAGACTACCGGGCCAAGATGGACCCCAATGTCGTGCGCCTGATCGAGAACGGCCTGGCGATGAACGCTGTCGAGTTCAAGAAGATCGAGATCGTCCGCACCCGCATGTGGGGCGAGATCCAGCCAATCCTCGCCCGCAACGAGGCCATGCTGACTGGCACCATGTGCCAACCAGCGGCCAAGGTTGGTCGCAACGATGCCGAGTACTGGCAACTCGACGCTGACGGGGGTTACCGCGCCCTCGATTTCACATCGGTCTGGAATTTCGTCAGCCCCTGCCCGGCCTTGTCGGTCCCGGCGGGCCTTACGTCAGACAAATTGCCGATCGGCCTGCAGATCATCGGCCGACGCCATGATGATCTTGGCGTCCTCGGCCTTGGCAGCGCCCTGGAAAAGCTGCAGCCGTGGTGGCACCAGCGCCCACCGCTCTGA
- a CDS encoding sigma 54-interacting transcriptional regulator — translation MEIITNPDAAGTTPLLGSDPTFLEALEHVSRLAQLDRPALVIGERGTGKELMAERLHYLSPRWDGPFAKVNCAALTETLLESELFGHEAGAFTGARQRRRGRFERADGGTLFLDEIATASSRLQEQILRVIEYGEFERVGGEQTLKVNVRVVGATNVDLPECVAAGRFRADLLDRLSFDVVTLPPLRARPTDILELSDAFGIRMAKTLGHPLFPGFTSACRQMLLGHGWPGNVRELRNVIERAVYRAGPSETPIDMIQIDPFESPWRPGNPAKIDAPSMPPSDDFSASVARFEKDLLKRALAANNGSQTNAAQQLKLSYHQLRRLLKKYGL, via the coding sequence ATGGAGATCATCACCAATCCCGATGCCGCCGGCACGACACCGCTTCTCGGCTCCGATCCGACTTTCCTGGAGGCGTTGGAGCATGTCTCGCGCCTCGCCCAGCTCGATCGCCCGGCACTGGTCATCGGCGAACGGGGGACGGGAAAGGAATTGATGGCCGAGCGCCTGCATTACCTGTCGCCGCGTTGGGACGGACCCTTCGCCAAGGTGAATTGCGCGGCACTTACCGAGACGCTGCTGGAGAGCGAGCTTTTCGGGCATGAAGCCGGTGCGTTTACCGGCGCAAGGCAAAGGCGGCGCGGGCGGTTCGAACGCGCCGACGGCGGCACCCTCTTCCTCGACGAGATTGCCACCGCCTCATCGCGCCTGCAGGAGCAGATCTTGCGCGTCATCGAGTATGGCGAGTTCGAGCGTGTGGGCGGTGAGCAGACTTTGAAAGTGAATGTCCGCGTCGTCGGCGCCACCAATGTCGATCTGCCGGAATGCGTCGCCGCAGGCAGGTTCCGCGCCGATCTTCTCGACCGGCTATCCTTCGATGTCGTCACCCTGCCGCCGCTCCGTGCGCGGCCGACCGACATCCTGGAACTCAGCGACGCCTTCGGCATCCGCATGGCCAAGACCTTGGGCCACCCGCTCTTTCCCGGCTTCACCAGCGCTTGCCGGCAAATGCTGCTGGGTCATGGCTGGCCTGGCAATGTCCGGGAGTTGCGCAATGTCATCGAGCGTGCGGTCTATCGCGCCGGCCCCAGCGAGACGCCCATCGATATGATCCAGATCGATCCGTTCGAAAGTCCCTGGCGCCCGGGCAATCCGGCAAAGATCGATGCACCCAGCATGCCCCCCAGCGACGACTTCTCTGCCAGCGTTGCTCGCTTTGAAAAAGACTTGCTGAAGCGCGCGCTCGCGGCGAACAACGGCAGCCAGACCAACGCGGCGCAGCAGCTCAAACTGAGCTATCACCAGTTACGCCGCCTGCTGAAGAAATACGGCCTATAG
- a CDS encoding S8 family serine peptidase: protein MMRAALHLAVLCLTLFIGAASAVAQMAPGPRNNTPPTINLPSQGPDAAVPDILNGPPDEESDKRKKPDGGESIPNEICVIFAPSTDEGVPQRFAGDFDLEPTRNFIMSGLGLRVHLMRIADGADIDKVFERASADDRPLWVQKNGVFRSSVGDAGQQYALQQIHADAASAAASGGAGVTIGLVDSGVDLNHESLRGAHIKGIDVVDNQPVLGETHGTVIASILVGQGPLHGVAPAANLVAVRAFREVDPKLGAAESSSFLLSLGIDTAVRNGAQVINLSLTGPQDKLVSQMINEALLHKVGIIAAAGNDGPKARPAYPGAQDGVIAVTATDVNDRLYKQANHGDYISVAAPGVDILGAKPGGSYDFFSGTSMATGYVTGVAALLISRDKNLSVTQLRKAVEVSAVDLGPPARDPEFGAGRIDAASALNQLP from the coding sequence ATGATGCGCGCGGCGCTTCATCTTGCCGTTCTGTGTCTGACCCTGTTCATCGGCGCGGCGTCCGCCGTTGCCCAAATGGCACCGGGACCGCGCAACAACACCCCACCGACGATCAATCTGCCCAGTCAGGGTCCGGATGCCGCCGTTCCGGATATCCTCAACGGTCCGCCGGACGAAGAAAGCGACAAGCGCAAGAAGCCCGACGGCGGCGAAAGTATCCCGAACGAGATTTGCGTGATCTTCGCGCCATCGACGGATGAGGGCGTGCCACAACGCTTTGCCGGCGACTTCGACCTGGAGCCGACGCGCAATTTCATCATGAGCGGATTGGGGCTGCGCGTCCACCTGATGCGGATCGCCGACGGTGCCGATATCGACAAGGTGTTCGAGCGGGCCTCGGCTGACGACCGACCGCTCTGGGTTCAGAAGAACGGGGTTTTCCGCAGCAGCGTCGGCGATGCGGGACAGCAATACGCCCTGCAGCAGATCCACGCCGATGCGGCCTCCGCGGCAGCCTCTGGTGGCGCCGGCGTCACCATCGGATTGGTGGACAGCGGCGTCGATCTCAACCATGAATCCCTGCGCGGCGCGCATATCAAAGGCATCGACGTCGTCGACAATCAGCCCGTGCTGGGCGAGACCCATGGCACGGTAATCGCCAGCATCCTGGTCGGGCAAGGTCCACTGCATGGCGTGGCGCCCGCGGCCAATCTGGTGGCTGTCCGCGCTTTCCGCGAGGTCGATCCGAAGCTGGGCGCCGCCGAAAGCTCGTCCTTTCTGCTCTCGCTCGGCATCGACACGGCGGTTCGCAATGGCGCCCAGGTCATCAATCTCAGCCTCACCGGACCGCAGGACAAGCTGGTCTCGCAGATGATCAACGAAGCGTTGCTTCACAAAGTGGGTATCATCGCTGCGGCCGGGAATGATGGGCCCAAGGCGCGGCCGGCTTATCCAGGGGCGCAAGACGGCGTCATCGCGGTGACGGCAACCGATGTCAATGACCGCCTCTATAAGCAGGCCAATCATGGCGACTACATCTCCGTGGCGGCGCCAGGTGTCGACATTCTGGGTGCCAAGCCTGGCGGGTCTTACGACTTCTTCAGCGGAACCTCGATGGCGACCGGCTATGTGACCGGCGTCGCCGCCCTGCTCATATCGCGCGACAAGAATCTCAGTGTGACGCAATTGCGAAAGGCTGTCGAAGTATCGGCCGTCGATCTCGGACCACCCGCGCGCGACCCGGAATTCGGCGCCGGTCGCATCGACGCCGCCTCGGCCCTCAATCAGCTGCCCTAG
- the pspB gene encoding envelope stress response membrane protein PspB, producing MSFLEFMSVPAILFMVIVAPLWLIFHYKTRWKDQNTGGSGDEKTKKELWAAAQRLESRVANLEKLLDAEAPGWRETQR from the coding sequence ATGAGTTTCCTCGAGTTCATGTCCGTGCCAGCCATCCTTTTCATGGTGATCGTGGCACCACTGTGGCTGATCTTCCACTACAAGACCCGGTGGAAGGACCAGAACACCGGCGGCAGCGGCGACGAGAAGACGAAGAAGGAATTGTGGGCGGCGGCACAGCGGCTTGAGAGCCGGGTCGCCAATCTGGAAAAATTGCTCGACGCCGAGGCGCCGGGCTGGCGGGAGACGCAACGATGA
- a CDS encoding DUF1491 family protein has product MTERLATELYVKAHIRQCFAKGLTAIVAHKGDDWGGAILVKLNLLGPGCRLLNQTRDADGEIAWLPVQAGTLLSEHEADDYIAKAVNRDPDLWVVEIEDRSGTNPFPGKIL; this is encoded by the coding sequence GTGACGGAACGGCTCGCCACCGAGCTCTACGTCAAGGCGCATATACGGCAGTGTTTTGCCAAGGGTCTCACTGCCATCGTCGCCCATAAGGGCGACGACTGGGGTGGCGCCATTCTGGTGAAACTCAATCTGCTGGGGCCTGGCTGTCGCCTGCTCAACCAGACCCGCGATGCCGATGGCGAAATCGCCTGGCTGCCGGTGCAGGCGGGCACGCTTCTTTCCGAACACGAGGCCGACGACTACATTGCCAAGGCCGTGAACCGAGATCCGGACCTCTGGGTCGTCGAGATCGAAGACCGCAGCGGCACCAATCCGTTTCCCGGAAAAATCCTCTAA
- the pspA gene encoding phage shock protein PspA: protein MGIFSRLSDIVNANLNALLDRAEDPEKMAKLMIQEMEDTLVEVRSAAVKNISEKKEIQRRLEQLATAEADWAQKAEFAISKGRDDLAKGALLAKRKLGESATALQGELKAVEEALARHDEDLARLQSKLQEAKAKQKALLIRLNAAQKRVQVRRTLADGRVDDALARYETLHQKIDELEGRAEVYDMGQGKTLEQEFANLEAETGLDAELAALKEKLRAEHKG from the coding sequence ATGGGTATTTTCTCGCGCCTCAGCGATATCGTGAACGCCAACCTCAATGCGCTTCTGGACCGGGCCGAAGATCCGGAAAAGATGGCGAAGCTGATGATCCAGGAGATGGAGGACACGCTGGTCGAGGTGCGTTCGGCGGCGGTGAAGAACATCTCGGAAAAGAAGGAAATCCAGCGCCGGTTGGAGCAACTGGCGACAGCCGAGGCCGATTGGGCGCAGAAGGCGGAATTCGCCATCTCCAAGGGCCGCGACGACCTCGCCAAGGGGGCCTTGCTGGCCAAGCGGAAACTCGGCGAAAGCGCCACGGCTTTGCAGGGTGAATTGAAGGCCGTGGAAGAAGCGCTGGCGCGCCATGACGAAGACCTCGCGCGCCTGCAATCTAAGCTGCAGGAAGCCAAGGCCAAGCAGAAGGCGCTCCTCATCCGCCTCAACGCTGCCCAGAAGCGGGTCCAGGTCCGCCGGACGCTGGCGGATGGTCGGGTCGACGATGCACTGGCGCGGTATGAAACCCTGCACCAGAAGATCGATGAGCTTGAAGGCCGGGCCGAGGTTTACGATATGGGGCAGGGTAAGACCCTGGAGCAGGAGTTCGCCAATCTTGAAGCCGAGACCGGCCTTGATGCAGAGTTGGCGGCGCTCAAGGAAAAGCTCCGCGCCGAGCACAAGGGCTGA
- a CDS encoding ABC transporter permease subunit translates to MIRRVSRLPGLLLHLAAWLLVLFLLLPVGAIFGLGLYYALGIFLVADTGQMMAALAKEAGIAPALGETPLIAIAVTILAGIWGLALSLLWRRWIRERHWLPLLGSALPFLLPRFGLGALFLLACLKLAQWGGNALGLGLVALSQAAVAAPLVAAILCLGWQRVDPAWRATALEAGADEITIFHRLTWPVLRPYMTFGALIAFILSLGDFYLGNSLSGDAVLLPGAILSGVAQNASPLYHALVALMILVDFALFIFVTRSLKRLTPA, encoded by the coding sequence ATGATCCGCCGTGTCAGCCGTCTGCCCGGATTGTTGCTGCATCTTGCCGCCTGGCTGTTGGTCTTGTTCCTGCTGCTGCCGGTCGGCGCCATTTTTGGCCTAGGGCTCTATTACGCGCTGGGGATATTCCTGGTTGCCGATACCGGCCAGATGATGGCGGCCCTTGCCAAGGAAGCCGGCATCGCTCCGGCGCTTGGCGAAACACCCCTCATCGCCATTGCCGTCACGATCCTGGCGGGCATCTGGGGCTTGGCCCTGTCACTTCTTTGGCGTCGCTGGATCAGGGAGCGCCATTGGCTGCCTTTGCTCGGCTCCGCCCTCCCCTTCCTGTTGCCGCGCTTCGGCCTTGGCGCGCTGTTCCTGCTGGCCTGCCTCAAGCTTGCGCAATGGGGCGGCAATGCGTTGGGCCTTGGCCTGGTGGCGCTGAGCCAGGCCGCGGTCGCGGCCCCCTTGGTGGCAGCGATCCTTTGCCTGGGCTGGCAGCGCGTCGATCCGGCCTGGCGCGCCACGGCGCTTGAAGCCGGCGCCGATGAAATCACGATTTTCCATCGCCTCACCTGGCCAGTCCTGCGGCCCTACATGACCTTCGGCGCCCTCATCGCCTTCATCCTGTCACTGGGCGATTTCTATCTCGGCAACAGTCTTTCCGGCGACGCCGTGCTGCTGCCCGGCGCGATCCTCTCAGGGGTCGCCCAGAACGCCTCGCCGCTTTATCATGCGCTGGTGGCCTTGATGATCCTGGTCGATTTCGCGCTCTTCATCTTCGTCACCCGCAGCCTCAAGCGACTGACCCCAGCTTAA
- the corA gene encoding magnesium/cobalt transporter CorA gives MGRVVDCAIYEGGQRLRSLDINDADQMRVQPGRVIWIGLYEPSQEELAKLQAYFGLHELAVEDAYRAHQRPKLELYGETMFVVMKTAQMDGTHVAMGETSFFIGRGYVITVRHGPSVSYADVRSRCENSPENFKKGEDFILYALMDFIVDRYFPIVESIEDDIERLEEAVLDGRSTLDVLEEIVILRRDLLHMRHAVAPLPEICQRLMRYDMALIDRNTHPYFRDVFDHSTILLDRIENLRELIKTVVDTKMLMSAMKQNEVMRQLAAWAAMLAVPTAVAGIYGMNFDNMPELKWEYGYFGVIAFIVVICGLLFWRFKRSGWL, from the coding sequence ATGGGTCGTGTTGTCGATTGCGCAATTTACGAGGGTGGCCAACGGCTTAGGAGCCTGGACATCAATGATGCAGACCAGATGCGGGTCCAGCCAGGACGGGTGATCTGGATCGGCCTTTATGAGCCGAGCCAGGAGGAACTGGCCAAGCTCCAGGCCTATTTCGGCCTTCACGAGTTGGCTGTCGAAGACGCCTACCGCGCCCATCAGCGGCCCAAACTCGAACTCTATGGCGAGACCATGTTCGTGGTCATGAAGACCGCGCAGATGGACGGCACGCATGTCGCCATGGGCGAGACCAGCTTCTTCATCGGCCGCGGCTATGTGATCACAGTGCGGCACGGTCCGTCGGTGAGTTATGCCGATGTGCGTTCGCGCTGTGAGAATTCGCCCGAGAACTTCAAGAAGGGCGAAGACTTCATCCTTTACGCGCTGATGGATTTCATCGTCGACCGCTATTTCCCGATTGTCGAGAGCATCGAAGACGATATTGAACGGCTTGAGGAAGCCGTGCTCGATGGCCGCAGTACACTGGATGTACTGGAAGAGATCGTGATCCTGCGCCGCGACCTGCTGCACATGCGCCATGCCGTAGCGCCGCTGCCGGAAATCTGCCAGCGGCTGATGCGATATGACATGGCCCTCATTGACCGTAACACGCATCCCTATTTCCGCGACGTGTTCGATCACAGCACGATCCTGCTCGACCGCATCGAAAACCTTCGCGAACTCATCAAGACGGTGGTCGACACCAAGATGCTGATGAGCGCCATGAAGCAGAACGAAGTCATGCGGCAACTCGCGGCCTGGGCCGCCATGCTTGCGGTGCCGACGGCCGTCGCCGGCATCTACGGCATGAACTTCGACAACATGCCGGAATTGAAGTGGGAATACGGCTATTTCGGCGTTATCGCCTTCATCGTCGTCATCTGCGGCCTGTTGTTCTGGCGCTTCAAGCGTTCCGGCTGGCTATAG